The Triticum urartu cultivar G1812 chromosome 6, Tu2.1, whole genome shotgun sequence genome includes the window aagcgtacgtgtaatgtcagtccgggccgcttcgtccaacaataccgccgaaccaaagtatgacatgctagtaagcagtatgacttatatcgcccacaactcacttgtgttctactcgtgcatataacatcaacatataaaacctaggctcggatgccactgttggggaacgtagtaatttcaaaaaaattcctacgcacacgcaagatcatggtgatgcatagcaatgagaggggagagtgtgatctacgtacccttgtagatcgacaacggaagcgtttggttgatgtagtcgtacgtctccacggcccgaccgatcaagcaccgaaactacggcacctccgagttctagcacacgttcagctcgatgacgatccccggactccgatccagtaaagtgtcggggaagagttccgtcagcacgacggcgtggtgacgatcttgatgcactaccgtcgcagagcttcgcctaagcaccgctacaatattatcgaggactatggtggaagggggcaccgcacacggctaagaatatgatcacgtggatcaacttgtgtgtcaaggggtgccccctgcccccgtatataaaggatcaaggggaggaggccggccggccctctatggcacgccaaggaggagtcctcctcctagtaggagtaggactcctactaggagggggaaagaagtggggagggagagggaaaggggggcgccgcccccctctcctagtccaattcggaccagggggaggaggcgcgcggcccacctttggctggccctctctctctccactaaggtccatatggcccattacttctcccggggggtttccggtaaccctccggctctccggttttctccgaaatcacccggaacacttccggtgtccgaataaagccgtccaatatatcaatctttatgtctcgaccatttcgagactcctcgttatgtccgtgatcacatccgggactccgaactaacttcggtacatcaaaactcataaactcataatataactgtcatcgaaaccttaagcgtgcggaccctacgggttcgagaacaatgtagacatgaccgagacacgtctccggtcaataaccaatagcggaacctggatgctcatattggctcctacatattctacgaagatctttatcggtcagaccgcataacaacatacattgttccctttgtcatcggtatgttacttgcccgagattcgatcgtcggtatctcaatacctagttcaatctcgttaccggcaagtctccttactcgttccgtaatacatcatctcgcaactaactcattagttgcaatgcttgcaaggcttatgtgatgtgcattaccgagagggcccagagatacctctccgataatcggagtgacaaatcctaatctcgaaatacgccaacccaacatgtacctttggagacacctgtagagcacctttataatcacccatttacgttgtgacgtttcgtagcacacaaagtgttcctccggcaaacaggagttgcataatctcatagtcataggaacatgtataagtcatgaagaaagcaatagcaacatactaaacgatcgggtgctaagctaatggaatgggtcatgtcaatcagatcattcatctaatgatgtgatcccgttaatcaaataacaactccttgttcatggttagggaacataaccatctttgattaacaagctagtcaagtagaggcatactagtgacactctgtttgtctacgtattcacacatgtattatgtttccggttaatacaattctagcatgaataataaacatttatcatgatataaggaaataaataataactttattattgcctctagggcatattttcttcagatAATGCACCAGAGGCGAAGTTGCTTGGATGCATGAAGAGCATTGCCCTTGCCTTAAAAGGAGTACAACACCCTTTATCGTGATGACGACTGTCAAGGATGAGGCCAATATGATCATCCACGAATAGAGATCGACTAATCCAGCCAACACAGGCAATATAAAACGACTACTTCAACAGGGCCGTTGGTACTCTGTTTCTCTGATATATTGCGCCCATAATAGCACGCCTCATTGGCTCGCCCAGTTCAGACACCAAATCATGCACACTGATATATGGTGTATGTTGTATCCGAATGATTGTATCCACCATCATTAAACAATGAAATCTCTACTTTCTcacaaaagaaaagaaataaattTTTTCTGGGAAAATGCTATTGTTCAGCCGGCGGATAACACACACTGCGTCAAGCACCTCATATGTCCATCACGTGTCCTTATCCTCTTATCCTTTCCTTATGTATTTTTCGTCTCCTTACGCCCGCTCGCAGCCATGGCTGCTGCTCAAGCGCGCACGCCCGAGCTCTGCTCCGGTCACCATTAGCATAGTTGCGCCGCTCCAGACTCCCCTCTCGCTGTCCGTCGTTGCTCCGGTCGGGATGCTTTTTTTTTATACTTTTCGCAACAACGGGTTTGTTGCAAAAGCCCTCCCGCAACATCTATGTTGCAAAAATTTCTTGATTCACACCGCAAACGTCGTCATCTTTTTAGTGAAAAAATTTCTGCAACATTATCCATGTTGCAAAAGTCCTCCGGCAACAACATCTATGTTGCAAAAAAggtgaagaagaaaaaaaaattaaTTCTGCAACACCACTATTATTGCAAAAGTCCTCCTACAACATCTATGTTGCAAAAAATCCTGAAGACAAAATAAAAATATTCTGACAAAAATAACGCTTCGGTTGTTTTGCAACAAAGTAATTGTTGCAATGCGAGTTAGGCAACATCTACCTTATTGCAATTTCAGAGGCACCTCATTTGAGAGATCTTGCGTCCATTCATAGCTCATCCAATGACGCAGGGAGCGGCGGCGCCCGACACGTAGCGTGACCCTATTTTTTTATAGAAAAAAAGAGAAGATTGATATAGCGATTACCCGGAGCAAAGAGAACCTGGAGAAAGACCGTGTATAAAGAAACGAAAACAAAAGGGCAACACAATTCAAAGTCTGGCCCATAACCGTCTCGGCCGCGTGTCGTGCACGGGCCCGGTTACCCCGCCACGTCCTCACCGCCGGCCCCCACTCCAtttcccctcccctcccctctcaCGGACATGGCGGAGCCACCGCCACCTCCACCCTCAACGCCCATGCCGAAGTCATCGCCGCGGGCGCGGCCGCGGCACCACCACGCGCCGCCGGGCCTCTGCGCCCTGCCCGCCTTCTCCTACAACGCCCACCGCGGCCTCGTCCTCGGGCTCACCTTCCTCGCCTACGCCCTCTACCACGCCTCCCGCAAGCCACCCAGCATCGTGAAGCGCGCGCTCTCCAAGTCGTGGCCGCCCTTCCACGACCCCGCCCTCCTCGGCGAGACCGACGTCGCGTTCCTCGCCTTCTACTCCCTCGGCATGTTCGGCGCCGGCCACCTCGGCGATCGCCTCGATCTCCGCCTCTTCCTCGCCGCCGGAATGGTCGGGAGCGGCgccgccgtcgccttcttcggcgcCGGGTACTTCCTCTCCCTGCACTCCCTCGCGTTCTACGTCTTCGCCCAGGCAATCGCGGGCCTGCTGCAGTCCACCGGCTGGCCCTCGGTCGTCGCCGTCGTCGGCAATTGGTTCGCCGGCCGGAGGCGCGGCCTCATAATGGGCATATGGAACGCGCACACCTCCGTCGGGAACATCAGCGGCTCGATCATCGCCGCCGCCGTGCTGCGATACGGGTGGGGCTGGTCGTTTGTGGTCCCCGGCGGGCTCATGGCGCTCGGTGGCGTTCTCGTGTTTTTCTTCCTAGCGCCTTACCCGGAGGACGTTGGCTTCGCTTCGTGGCCCCCCAAGCAGGCCAGTGGAGCGAGCACCGACGAGGAGGACAGCAGCACCAGCACGGCCGGGGAAGAGGACAGGAGGGATGCCGTAGGGATTTTGAAGGCATTTTCTATCCCGGGGGTGCTCACCTTCGCGACCTGCCTCTTCTTTGCGAAGCTGGTCGCCTACACCTTCTTGTACTGGCTCCCCTTCTACTTGACCCAAACTGGTACGCCCACCTGTTGCGACTTCACCAGGCGCAGCGATGCACGTTATGACATTAGATTTATCTGAATTGCCATCTTCCAGCTGCGCAG containing:
- the LOC125512223 gene encoding putative glycerol-3-phosphate transporter 4 isoform X1 translates to MAEPPPPPPSTPMPKSSPRARPRHHHAPPGLCALPAFSYNAHRGLVLGLTFLAYALYHASRKPPSIVKRALSKSWPPFHDPALLGETDVAFLAFYSLGMFGAGHLGDRLDLRLFLAAGMVGSGAAVAFFGAGYFLSLHSLAFYVFAQAIAGLLQSTGWPSVVAVVGNWFAGRRRGLIMGIWNAHTSVGNISGSIIAAAVLRYGWGWSFVVPGGLMALGGVLVFFFLAPYPEDVGFASWPPKQASGASTDEEDSSTSTAGEEDRRDAVGILKAFSIPGVLTFATCLFFAKLVAYTFLYWLPFYLTQTAIGGEYMSVTDAGYLSVLFDVGGIVGGILAGFMSDQLDARATTAAMFMYLAIPSLYAFHAYGSTSKVTNIALMMISGLFVNGPYALITTAVSADLGTHKSLKGDSRALATVTAIIDGTGSLGAALGPFLTGFISKTGWDSVFTMLILCALIAGACLSGLVKSEIQEIIQNWRNRSGNTPNGTADPGAQPLLEGSS
- the LOC125512223 gene encoding putative glycerol-3-phosphate transporter 4 isoform X2 produces the protein MAEPPPPPPSTPMPKSSPRARPRHHHAPPGLCALPAFSYNAHRGLVLGLTFLAYALYHASRKPPSIVKRALSKSWPPFHDPALLGETDVAFLAFYSLGMFGAGHLGDRLDLRLFLAAGMVGSGAAVAFFGAGYFLSLHSLAFYVFAQAIAGLLQSTGWPSVVAVVGNWFAGRRRGLIMGIWNAHTSVGNISGSIIAAAVLRYGWGWSFVVPGGLMALGGVLVFFFLAPYPEDVGFASWPPKQASGASTDEEDSSTSTAGEEDRRDAVGILKAFSIPGVLTFATCLFFAKLVAYTFLYWLPFYLTQTAIGGEYMSVTDAGYLSVLFDVGGIVGGILAGFMSDQLDARATTAAMFMYLAIPSLYAFHAYGSTSKVTNIALMMISGLFVNGPYALITTAVSADLGTHKSLKGDSRALATVTAIIDGTGSLGAALGPFLTGFISKTGWDSVFTMLILCALIAGACLSGLVKSEIQEIIQNWRNRSDPGAQPLLEGSS